The Syntrophorhabdales bacterium genome segment GGTGGCCGCTCGCCTTCATCCCGTACAGACCCCGCAAGATCCGCTTCCCTGGCGTCAAGGTTTGACAGAACAGCAGTCGGAGCGCTGTAGAGACGCCTGCCGGTTAGCGAGGTCCAGTAAAGCCTGGAACTGTCGGGACTCAGGGCTATGCCGTTCGCTCCCCCGACTGGAAACGTCACGTTGCTCCGCGAATAGACGTGGGGCTCGTGTTCCAGAAAGGTCATGAAGCTCCTGTCAATCGCGACAAAAGCCGTTCCTTGAAGAATGCGCCGAGAACGGCCGCTGGCCAGATCCACTACTACCAGAGCCGGCTCCGTGCCGAATGAGGAATCGGTCACAAAGGCCGTGCCCTGAGCACCATGCGTGAGATCAATCTGCAGGTCATTCAGGTGGCTGACCCCCAGCACGACAGGTGCAGCCAGGATGACCTTTGCGATAATCTTGCCCGTGTCGACATCGAAACCAACGACTTTCGCAGCACCGGCCTTGATAGGTTGTCCTGCCTCTTTGCCGGTGTCGATCACCCACAACCGTCCCTTGGTGTCTATGGTCATGCCATGCACCGACACTAAACGATCTGCGGGGTTTTTCTCCCCCGGGAAGCTCATGACCCGATTGGGGAACGGGATCAATTCGTCATCTTTATACTCCGCGAGTGTCGGGCCCGAATGGCTGTCGGCGTGGCGGGGGAATCCGATGAAGACGCGGCCCTCTGCCGTGACGGCCAGACCCGACAAATCGGGCCAGGAAATCCGGGCCACCACCTCGAGTGGAGAGCCAAGCACTCCCTGCGCGCCGCTATCGAACGCTGAGCAGAGAAGAGAGACAACCGCGACTATGAGGATTCGCAGTGTAGTGCCGAACACAGGTTCACCTCCATAATTACTTTTTGCCACGCTCACATTGACCAGTTATTGTGCACAAGCAGAAACGGGACGTAGCGAGTAAGTTCTTGCAAGCACTAATGCCTGAGACGGGAATCGAACCCGTACAGAGCGAAGCTCCGAGGGATTTTAAGTCCCTTGCGTCTACCTATTCCGCCACCCAGGCATACCTGATTTATAATGCGGAATCGGAGGCAGTGTCAACTTAAACGGATTCAGCAGACAACTGTCAGCTCTCTGCCAACGCAATTAAAAAAGAGCAAGGAAGAGCTTCTGCGCAGAAGCATCTCTGCCCTTGTCTACACTCGTATGACATCATAGTATGTCTCAAATAGTATGCTGCAGACCAGTACACGACCGACCCCCGACGCTTCCAGTACTGCTTTCGCAATGCCAGGTACCGCGTGTTTTTCAGCGCACGCGTCATACTTGTTCAGGACAATCACGCATTTGTCGCGGTCCACCCCTTTCATCATCGCGTCGTCTTCCATGAAGCGCAGGAATAGAGAAGGTGTGATATGCGCGTCCGCCCGCGTGCCGGTCGCTCGTTCGAAAAGTTCATGCCTGAATACCTGCTCGTCTAGTCGTCCTGACAAGGCATCGAGTCCGGCTATAAGGATTACCCGGTCAGAAAAGGATGGGATCACAGGTTCGTAGTTCGCAGGATACTTGAGAGGCTTCCCTTTTGAGCCGTCTGCCTCGATCAGTACAAGATCGAAGTTTGAACCGAGTGCCGCGACCTCCTGCGGCTCTAAACCCGTAAGTTTTCTCTGCTCAACCGACTTGCCCACGCGCATGAAATCGGGCATCGCACGTCCACTATGCAGCTCGGAAAGGAGCGCGTAGGGCTCTTTCACCCATATCTTTGTCGTGGTCGTGATGACCGCGCGCTTCTTGTGTCTGATTCCTACGGATGCGAGATGCTCTATGAGGCTCGTCTTACCGCCTGCGCCGATGAAGCTTACATAATGGCTGTCGAGGGTGAGTTCAGATAAGACGCGTCCAGGATCAATCCTTCGAAAACGCCACATAGGGGAGGTTCTTGATTCGCCGTATTACCGTCTGGACGGCGGTCTCGTCCTTTGCTCGCACGAAAAAAGTGGCAAACCCCTTCTGGAGAATAAAAATACCGTCGTATGCGGTATCCTTGTGTTCTCTCACCATATATTCGATACCTTCTCTGTCGAGAGCATCCCTGAGCATGTCCGACTCAAACATGCTCTCGACGGTATGTGTCTTTACCCACGCGTAAGGGTTCATTTCCTCTCTGTGGTGGGACTCATCATCATAGGCTTGTCGAGCGGGCCGACCCAAACCTCCACGTAGGTTGACCAGGTTTCTCGTGAAATCCGGATATGGGCCGCCTTATCGTCTTTTGTATAATTGAGAATGACGGTGGCATACTTGAAGCCATTCATGAATTTCCAGTTATTCTTCGCCATATTCGTTTTGAAATACTGCTCCAGGGAATTGATGTCGAGGTTGCCCTTCAGTACAAGCACGCCTGTCTTCAGGTTGGAAGTCTCGTACACAAAGCTCTTGTCCCTGACGAGTTCCAGTTCTGTTGGTATCGGGATATCAGGGAAAGAGTAGTAGGTAACGTTCGGCGCCTCGTTCTTGGGCATCGACTGCTTATCTTCCTGGCCCGTTATCTTGTTCCACGTCGATGCACAGCCTGCGAGCAACAGTACGGCAAGAATCAGCACAGCACATTTTTTCATATCGGCCCTCCATTATTATTTTTACTCTCCAGGAACGCATAGGCACTGTGGTTGTGGATGCTCTCAAAATTTTCAGCTTCGATGGTAAACCAGGTTATGTTGGGTTCCTTATTCAGTTTTTCCGCGACATCACGGACAACGTCTTCGACGAACTTTGGGTTGAGATAGGCCTTCTCCGTTACGTATTTCTCATCCCGCCGTTTCAGCACCGAGAAGACGTCGCAACTGGAACACTGTTCAATCGCCGAGATCAAATCTTCAATCCAGAAGAATCGCTTGAACCTGACATTCACCGTGACAACGCCGCGCTGGTTGTGGGCCCCGTGTTCGCTGATCTCTTTGGAGCAGGGGCAGAGGGTCGTGATGGGCACAGAGACGGATACGGTGAAGTCCCTCATCACGTTATCTTTGTCCATGTGACCAACAAAGCCGCACGTATACTCAATGTATCCCGGGGTCCCCGTGACAGGTGCTTCCTTCTTGATGAAGTAAGGGAAGCGTACCTCAAGGTGAGCCGCTTCAGCGTGGAGCTTCTCCTTGGTCTCCCTCAGGATGTCAGGAAGGTTCTTCATGTTGATCATGCTCTTCTTGCTGTGCAGAATCTCCACGAACCTGCTCATGTGCGTGCCCTTGTAATTATGAGGAAGGTTCACATACATGTTGATGGTGGCAATGGTGTGCTGATAGCCGTTTGCCTTGTCGAGTACTGTGATGGGGTA includes the following:
- a CDS encoding L-dopachrome tautomerase-related protein, giving the protein MFGTTLRILIVAVVSLLCSAFDSGAQGVLGSPLEVVARISWPDLSGLAVTAEGRVFIGFPRHADSHSGPTLAEYKDDELIPFPNRVMSFPGEKNPADRLVSVHGMTIDTKGRLWVIDTGKEAGQPIKAGAAKVVGFDVDTGKIIAKVILAAPVVLGVSHLNDLQIDLTHGAQGTAFVTDSSFGTEPALVVVDLASGRSRRILQGTAFVAIDRSFMTFLEHEPHVYSRSNVTFPVGGANGIALSPDSSRLYWTSLTGRRLYSAPTAVLSNLDAREADLAGSVRDEGERPPCDGIAIDQEGRIYFGAFEQESIVRRNADGTYALIAHDPRLTWPDALQVANGYLYVTLGQWNRHPGFNVGHDLRVPPYLVVRIKLK
- the yqeC gene encoding selenium cofactor biosynthesis protein YqeC, with protein sequence MWRFRRIDPGRVLSELTLDSHYVSFIGAGGKTSLIEHLASVGIRHKKRAVITTTTKIWVKEPYALLSELHSGRAMPDFMRVGKSVEQRKLTGLEPQEVAALGSNFDLVLIEADGSKGKPLKYPANYEPVIPSFSDRVILIAGLDALSGRLDEQVFRHELFERATGTRADAHITPSLFLRFMEDDAMMKGVDRDKCVIVLNKYDACAEKHAVPGIAKAVLEASGVGRVLVCSILFETYYDVIRV
- the folE2 gene encoding GTP cyclohydrolase FolE2, which gives rise to MQHTEVELAMKDVQNSRDHRNIEIDKVGVKNVTYPITVLDKANGYQHTIATINMYVNLPHNYKGTHMSRFVEILHSKKSMINMKNLPDILRETKEKLHAEAAHLEVRFPYFIKKEAPVTGTPGYIEYTCGFVGHMDKDNVMRDFTVSVSVPITTLCPCSKEISEHGAHNQRGVVTVNVRFKRFFWIEDLISAIEQCSSCDVFSVLKRRDEKYVTEKAYLNPKFVEDVVRDVAEKLNKEPNITWFTIEAENFESIHNHSAYAFLESKNNNGGPI